In Ooceraea biroi isolate clonal line C1 chromosome 6, Obir_v5.4, whole genome shotgun sequence, the genomic stretch ttaacatacgattataatatctcaggattgactgcaccaatcttattcgaactGGTCACGATCGAAAGTtcgcattcacattttattatacaagtgctgttagattttttattacgggtttaattcctgagatattttaattataagttgatatgacctgtcaaatggcataaattccagataagctacttggtagcgcgcgacgtttatccaatgaaattggtaacactcgatattatacagtgactctcattgttcggaaccttatttttgattatgtacttggcgtcgcgacgctatcgcgtcgcttgataatcGCAATTATGAAACATTCTCGAGTCACTTCTTACCGATTCGTGTTCTCCTGTTACAAAGAATTAAAACTAATTCCTTTTACTTATCTCGGCTAAACATTGTATgcacaaaattaatttgtttggGTCAGAAATCGAGGTAATAACGATAAAACTTTCGAAAGGAAATTCCTCTTACCGATTCATCTTctattgttacaaaattaattatctggGCCACAAAATGTATGCACAAAATAAATCGTTTGGCCAAAAATCGAGGTAATTCCTATAATCGCAATTATGAAACTTTCTCGAGTCACTTCTTACCGATTCGTGTTCTCCtgttacaaaaaaattaaaggaaCATATGTTACTTATCTCGGCTAAACATTGTaggcacaaaataaatttgtttggGTCAGAAATCGAGATAATTCCtatcacaataaaattacctttttaaaaaaaggtacaaaaaagcgccaagcatacgcgcccgaagaacgtgttcaaagatgacctctataaaactaatgatatcaacaaatttcgccaattataaaaataagtatttatgcaaaccaaaaaatctattacatttattctatttattacatctattatatttttatacaactaaatattttaatacatataaatatttcaatacaaataagtgttttttcaaaatactaggcgctgctaaaccgattcaataattgtcttagtatttaaataatctaaagattacaataatttcattacactctaaattatataacacctcgctgaaatacatatatgtacaaatgtagttcaacttattctatgcttaattctaatgtcacacatacacacacatgcacgcattcacaagagagaaagaaagagaatgaggcaattaacataatgattcggtttagcagcgccaagtattttgaaaaaacacttatttgtattgaaatatttatatgtattaaaatatttagttgtataaaaatataatagatgtaataaatagaataaatgtaatagattttttggtttgcataaatacttatttttataattggcgaaatttgttgacatcattagttttatagaggtcatctttgaacgcgttcttcgggcgcgtatgcttggcgcttttttgtacctttttttaaaaaggtagttttattgtgatttcacacattttgtagtgtctTTGTAGGCGCACAGCGACCCGTCTTTGTGGGCGCACAGCAACCCGTCTTTATGGGCGCGCAGCTACCCGACTTTGCAGCAGTGTGGCTaaacgtgcgtgcgcgcgcgcgcgtgtgtgtgtctcaaaatcgtcatatttcgaatattccataactttataaacgtttctttgattttaatcaaCTCTTAACTACCGTgccatataaaatgtattaagagatgattaaaattaaagaaatatttaaacagttatgcaaaattcgaaTTGCGACGAAATTGATCGATACTGCATTTAGCATTATCGACTCTACATTTACGTGTCATTTCGAGCCATCTAGCGTCGAAATTAGCgaacttcacattttttcattcgTCTCTCCACGAGCCCCTCTTGCCTTCACTTGACAGACAAGGAGAAAACGGagtatcttaatcgtaaaatcgtgacatttcgaactttgcatcgcaatatctccgctcgtaggacacgtaggagaaaaataaaaacacttttcttatgcaattcgaacccaagctatccattgagcctacttagaagttgatcggatcagccgttattgagatctaataatctgagtgtctgcgaaagcgtcgcttcgcgtaaaagagtcacggtacggtctcgccgcgcgtatacttggcgtgagacactaccgtgtctcttgataatcGCAATTATGAAACTTTCTCGAGTCACTTCTTAACGATTCGTGTTCTCCTGTTGCAAACAATTAAAAGTACTTACATTTTACTTATCTCGGCTAAACATTGTATGCACAAAATAACTTTGGGTCAGAAATCGAAGTAATTCCTATAATCGCAATTATGAAACATTCTCGAGTCACTTCGTACCGATTCGTGTTCTCCTGTTACAAAGAATTAAAACTAATTCCTTTTACGTATCTCGGCTAAACATTGtatgtacaaaattaatttgcttGGGTCAGAAATTGTAGAAGGCCGGACTGTAATCTATCCGACTTCTGGAGTTGTAGGAGAATAAGGGAGAGACTCTTCTCTCGGGTTCCACTACTGATCAATTGTCAAGATGTACGTTATAAAcactttattgtaaaataatacgGAGAATAATACAAAGGTTCAAGATGACTGACTCGCAATAAAATGTCTCGCAACGGGTAGCTCGCGAATGATACGCGAGTGTGTTCGGTGGTAAATCGCGAAGTAAAGTAAAGAAGGAGTGAAGTAGAAGTAAGTGCCCCTGTTCGGACACGTAGCTTTTATACGCCTGGCAACAACGAATCGTTGCCACGATGGACTACCCTGTGACGTGTGACCGCGTCATCATCCGTTCACAGGAACTCCACTAAGTAAATCATCGCTCGCTCAGAGATATCACTTCTCGTTACTTTCATGCCGATGGCGCCGCCGAGACGGCTCGGTCTGacgaattataaaataagacaTTTTGTCCTACAACTCATCCATCCTGACGGTGTGACTGTCTCAATCAACACAACACACATACCTTGGTCACACAACATAACATAATACATTGGTTACATAGTAAATCGGTTATACAATAAATCGGTTAAAAAGTATAACGTAACGCCTTAACATATTACTGAATATAAAGCAATATAATTCATTCATATCGCACCCAAGGTTTCATACGATCGGCAGATACTACACCATCGTAGGGTAACTGAGTAATCTGGAATCCAGGGATGTCACGCACGACATAACGATCGGATCCCAAACACTTGTGGACTACATAAGGTCCCTTGTATTTTGGAATAAGCTTTTTATTCGCTCCTACTGTAGTATCGATATTAGTAATCATAACGTAATCGCCTTCAGAATAAGTAGTTGCTGTCTTATGAGAGCGATTATACGATTTCTCATTCGCAGTCTGAGTCGTTATTATCTTTTGCGCGGCTTCTTCTCGTACCTTTGACAAATCGCGATTCGTTGTCATATGGCCACACAAAATTAATCGTAACGAATCGTTAATCTCACCTAACTGCTCTATACCAAACAATAACTGACTAGGGGTATTCCCTGTCGATCCACATACGgtgttattaaaagaaaactcCGTTAAATCGATCACTCGATCCCATTTTCCTGGATCCTCGCTCAATTTAGCTAACATCGGTGTTAAAAATCTATTCATTCTTTCAACCTGTCCATTCGCTCGAGGCGTAGCAACAGCTACTAAAGTATGCTCGATAGActgttgttttaaaaattctttaaactCATCAGACGTAAAAGCACTGCCACGATCGCTAATTACGCGTTGCGGTTTGCTATAAGACCGGAAATAATCTTTC encodes the following:
- the LOC113562048 gene encoding uncharacterized protein LOC113562048, which encodes MNRFLTPMLAKLSEDPGKWDRVIDLTEFSFNNTVCGSTGNTPSQLLFGIEQLGEINDSLRLILCGHMTTNRDLSKVREEAAQKIITTQTANEKSYNRSHKTATTYSEGDYVMITNIDTTVGANKKLIPKYKGPYVVHKCLGSDRYVVRDIPGFQITQLPYDGVVSADRMKPWVRYE